The following proteins come from a genomic window of Lachnoclostridium phytofermentans ISDg:
- a CDS encoding 5-formyltetrahydrofolate cyclo-ligase, with protein MMDKYTLREKNRTQRNQMSEEESKVKSSTILDQLLRLPDFMMADDLFTFVSFGKEVDTHGLITGALLSGKRVYVPKVLDKKFMEFYQIETLEELLPGTLGILEPEPKNMGQMKEDRNQIMIVPGLAFDLMGNRIGYGGGYYDRYFIEHPNPNLKKVAIAYDFQIEKVLQTEQFDVPMHRIVTEKRQIVFD; from the coding sequence ATGATGGATAAATACACGCTTAGAGAGAAAAATAGAACCCAAAGGAATCAAATGTCAGAGGAAGAGTCGAAGGTAAAATCATCGACTATTTTAGACCAATTATTAAGACTTCCTGATTTTATGATGGCGGATGACTTATTTACTTTTGTATCTTTTGGGAAGGAAGTAGATACCCATGGACTGATTACAGGTGCACTTCTATCTGGTAAGCGTGTGTATGTACCAAAAGTTTTAGATAAAAAATTCATGGAATTTTATCAAATAGAGACCCTAGAGGAACTCTTACCAGGAACTTTAGGAATTCTAGAACCGGAACCAAAGAACATGGGACAAATGAAAGAAGATCGAAACCAAATCATGATAGTTCCAGGGTTAGCTTTTGATTTGATGGGTAATCGTATTGGCTATGGTGGAGGTTATTATGATAGATATTTCATAGAACATCCGAATCCGAATCTGAAAAAAGTAGCAATAGCTTATGATTTTCAAATAGAGAAAGTGTTACAAACAGAACAGTTTGATGTACCAATGCATAGAATTGTTACAGAGAAACGTCAAATTGTATTTGATTGA
- the miaB gene encoding tRNA (N6-isopentenyl adenosine(37)-C2)-methylthiotransferase MiaB, producing MSELDNLKNNIDLIDLSGLVPEKEPERQYYYMALCKAEVKKVADELGRPLTFNVQTFGCQMNAKDSEKLAGILETIGYVESDSEEADFVVYNTCTVRENANTRVYGRIGFLGNLKKKNPHMRIALCGCMMQESHVVEKIKKSYRFVDIVFGTHNIFKLAELIYARHTTKKMVIDIWKETDKIVEELPSEQKYKFKAGVNIMYGCNNFCSYCIVPYVRGRERSRNPEDIIKEIKQLVSKGVVEVMLLGQNVNSYGKTLDEPVSFAQLLQMVEQVEGLKRIRFMTPHPKDLSNDVIEVMKNSKKICNHIHLPVQSGSTELLMKMNRKYTKEDYLNLVDRIKMAMPNISLTTDIIVGFPGETEEDFLDTLDVVRKVGYDSAYTFIYSKRSGTPAATMENQIPEEVANERFQRLLTTIRESSSKISKDDEGKIAEVLVEEVNEQDNSLMTGRLSNNVLVHFKGTKELIGNIVSVKLSECKGFYYMGEMMED from the coding sequence ATGAGCGAATTAGATAACTTAAAGAATAATATAGATTTGATTGACTTATCCGGTTTAGTTCCAGAGAAAGAACCAGAACGCCAATATTACTATATGGCATTATGCAAAGCGGAGGTTAAGAAGGTAGCAGACGAATTGGGACGTCCGCTTACTTTTAATGTGCAGACATTTGGATGTCAAATGAATGCCAAAGACTCAGAGAAGCTTGCCGGTATCTTAGAAACCATCGGCTATGTGGAATCAGATTCTGAAGAGGCTGATTTTGTAGTTTATAATACTTGTACCGTTCGTGAGAATGCGAATACCAGAGTATATGGACGTATCGGTTTTCTTGGAAACTTGAAGAAAAAGAATCCTCACATGAGAATTGCACTTTGTGGTTGTATGATGCAAGAGTCTCATGTGGTAGAAAAAATAAAGAAAAGCTATCGTTTCGTTGATATCGTTTTTGGTACTCATAATATCTTTAAGTTAGCGGAGCTTATTTATGCGAGACATACCACGAAGAAGATGGTAATTGACATATGGAAGGAAACAGATAAGATTGTCGAAGAACTTCCTAGCGAACAAAAGTATAAGTTCAAAGCAGGTGTCAATATTATGTATGGGTGCAATAATTTCTGTAGCTATTGCATCGTTCCGTATGTGCGTGGTAGAGAACGTAGCAGAAATCCAGAGGACATCATTAAAGAGATTAAGCAGCTCGTATCAAAGGGTGTTGTTGAAGTTATGCTCCTTGGTCAGAATGTCAATTCCTATGGCAAGACACTTGACGAACCAGTTTCCTTTGCACAGCTACTACAGATGGTAGAGCAGGTGGAGGGGCTTAAACGTATTCGTTTTATGACACCACATCCTAAGGATTTATCAAATGATGTAATTGAGGTTATGAAAAACAGCAAGAAAATCTGTAATCATATTCATTTACCAGTACAGTCTGGAAGTACAGAACTTTTAATGAAGATGAATCGTAAGTACACCAAAGAGGATTATCTTAACTTAGTAGACCGTATTAAGATGGCGATGCCAAACATCTCCTTAACTACGGATATTATTGTAGGATTCCCTGGTGAAACCGAAGAAGATTTTTTAGATACCTTAGATGTAGTTCGTAAAGTTGGGTATGATAGCGCTTATACCTTTATCTATAGTAAACGAAGTGGAACTCCAGCAGCAACTATGGAAAACCAGATTCCAGAAGAAGTGGCAAATGAACGTTTCCAGCGACTTTTGACAACAATTCGGGAGTCTTCTTCTAAGATTTCAAAAGACGATGAAGGCAAAATTGCAGAAGTTCTTGTAGAAGAAGTAAATGAGCAAGACAATAGTTTAATGACTGGTAGATTAAGTAACAATGTGCTCGTGCATTTTAAGGGAACAAAGGAGTTAATTGGAAATATTGTATCTGTGAAATTATCAGAGTGTAAAGGTTTTTATTATATGGGCGAAATGATGGAAGACTAA
- a CDS encoding DUF896 domain-containing protein codes for MDELKIDRINELYHKSQAEGLTEEEKAEQQKLRQEYIAAIRQNMRGTLNNISLLNPDGSVTDLAKKDKN; via the coding sequence ATGGATGAATTAAAAATAGATAGAATTAATGAATTATATCACAAATCCCAAGCGGAAGGATTGACAGAAGAAGAAAAAGCGGAACAACAAAAACTTCGTCAAGAATATATTGCTGCGATTCGCCAAAACATGCGTGGAACGCTCAATAACATCTCATTATTAAATCCAGATGGTTCAGTAACCGATTTAGCAAAGAAGGATAAGAATTAA
- a CDS encoding glutamate-5-semialdehyde dehydrogenase yields the protein MEDLLVIGSKAKAAASELSHLVQTKKNEGLLACAKALIIHQKEILSANQLDIENAEKNQMKESLIDRLRLTTNRLEQMADGLRQIVSLKDPIGEVLSSEIRPNGLQILKRRVPIGVIGIIYESRPNVTSDAFGLCFKAGNAVVLRGGSDAIHSNLSIAKVLREALKETGINENAVQLLEDTSRETATKLMKLNEYIDVLIPRGGAGLIKSVVANSTIPVIETGTGNCHIYVDESADFKMALDIIDNAKTQRLGVCNACESLVIHENVLGEFLPQVYQRLTEKQVVFRADEKARAICPQMEEATEEDFATEYLDLLISVKVVKGIEEAIAHINHYNTGHSESIITSDYQNAMKFLEEIDAAAVYVNASTRFTDGEVFGLGAEIGISTQKLHARGPMGLEALTSTKYVVFGNGQIRP from the coding sequence ATGGAAGATTTATTAGTGATTGGTTCTAAGGCAAAAGCAGCTGCTAGTGAACTAAGTCACCTTGTACAGACTAAAAAAAATGAAGGCTTATTGGCTTGTGCCAAAGCATTGATTATACATCAGAAAGAAATTCTTTCTGCGAACCAGCTTGATATTGAAAATGCGGAAAAGAATCAGATGAAGGAATCTCTAATTGACCGTTTACGTCTAACTACCAATCGTTTGGAACAGATGGCAGATGGATTACGTCAAATCGTGTCCTTAAAAGATCCAATTGGTGAAGTTCTTTCGTCTGAAATCCGTCCCAATGGTCTTCAGATATTAAAGCGCCGTGTACCAATCGGTGTTATCGGTATCATTTATGAATCCAGACCAAATGTAACCTCAGATGCATTTGGACTTTGCTTTAAAGCAGGAAATGCGGTGGTATTAAGAGGTGGTAGTGATGCAATTCATTCTAACCTTTCCATCGCAAAAGTTTTAAGGGAAGCATTAAAAGAAACTGGTATTAATGAAAATGCAGTACAATTACTAGAGGATACCAGTAGAGAAACTGCGACAAAGCTAATGAAACTGAATGAGTACATAGATGTACTAATTCCTAGAGGTGGAGCAGGACTAATCAAGTCTGTTGTTGCAAATAGCACGATTCCAGTTATTGAGACTGGAACTGGAAATTGTCACATCTATGTAGATGAATCTGCTGATTTTAAAATGGCACTAGATATTATCGATAATGCAAAAACACAGCGTTTGGGAGTATGTAACGCTTGCGAGTCTCTTGTTATTCATGAGAATGTGTTAGGAGAGTTTTTACCACAGGTATATCAAAGGCTTACAGAGAAACAGGTTGTATTTCGTGCGGATGAAAAAGCTAGAGCAATCTGCCCTCAAATGGAGGAAGCAACAGAAGAAGATTTTGCTACAGAATATTTAGATCTTTTGATTTCGGTCAAGGTTGTTAAGGGAATAGAGGAAGCAATTGCGCACATTAATCATTATAATACTGGTCATTCTGAGAGTATAATTACGTCTGACTATCAAAATGCAATGAAATTTCTGGAGGAAATCGATGCAGCTGCAGTATATGTAAACGCTTCGACTAGATTTACTGATGGAGAAGTATTTGGACTTGGTGCTGAAATTGGAATAAGTACACAAAAACTTCATGCCAGAGGACCTATGGGATTAGAAGCATTAACTTCTACAAAATACGTTGTATTTGGTAATGGGCAAATAAGACCTTAA